The Cognatishimia activa nucleotide sequence GTCAGGAGTTCGATCCTCCTAGGCTCCACCATTACTTCAATCTGATCATCAAGCACTTGATTGAGTGTTTGATCATCCGATTGGATGAATTTGACATCGTTTAGAGAGATACAAGTTGTTCTAAGACAACTCTGCAAAGAGAGGTCTTGAGAATAACAATCAACACTGTTTGATCGCCCTAAGTACGGGGATGATCTCAGTTAGGTGCTGATCCTTCGGGAGAAGCGAGCCTTTGAACCAGACTGTTTCCTCGGTCTCTCAAGGGTCTGCCTGCTGAAACGAACAGAGTTGTCCAAGTCAAGTACACTAACCCGAGCAATCGAGAGATTGCTCATTTGTTCTTTGCCTTCCAGGCGGGGCCGACCGACATCGGCAGTCTGGGTTCCAAGGTAAAGAGCGGGAAATTATGTATGACTTTTGGTTCAGATCGAAGATCTTAAGCTTGCCAGCTCAAAGATCACCGTCAGACATGATGAGTTACCAAGCGCTCAAGTAGCGAAGCGGTAGCGCATCAGATTATGTCTTTCTATTTCTGGATCAAATCAAGCGCGAGAAGGGCGTTTGGTGGATGCCTTGGCAGTAAGAGGCGATGAAAGACGTGATACTCTGCGATAAGTCATGGTTAGCTGAGAATAAGCTTTGACCCATGAATTTCTGAATGGGGGAACCCACCTGACAGTTTGTTATAAAATGCTCTGCATTTTATAACTTGCTGAACCAGGTACTTAAGACCTGAATACATAGGGTTTTAAGAGCAAACCCGGGGAACTGAAACATCTAAGTACCCGGAGGAAAGGAAATCAATTGATACTCTGCTAGTAGCGGCGAGCGAACGCGGACCAGCCAAGCCTTGAATGTGACTAGAACCTGTTGGGAAGCAGGGCCATAGCGGGTGATAGCCCCGTATAGGAAGCATGATGGGATGTATTAAGTAGGGCGGAACACGTGAAATTCTGTCTGAAGATCGGAGGACCACCTTCGAAGGCTAAGTACTCCTTACTGACCGATAGCGAACCAGTACCGTGAGGGAAAGGTGAAAAGCACCCCGACAAGGGGAGTGAAACAGTACCTGAAACCGAACGCCTACAATCAGTTGGAGGCCCCTTGAGGGCTGACAGCGTACCTTTTGTATAATGGGTCATCGACTTAGTGTATCTAGCAAGCTTAAGCCGTTAGGTGTAGGCGCAGCGAAAGCGAGTCTTAATAGGGCGATTGAGTTAGATGCATTAGACCCGAAACCGAGTGATCTAGGCATGACCAGGATGAAGGTAAGGTAACACTTACTGGAGGTCCGAACCCACACCTGTTGAAAAAGGTCGGGATGAGTTGTGCCTAGGGGTGAAAGGCCAATCAAACTCGGAGATAGCTGGTTCTCTGCGAAATCTATTTAGGTAGAGCGTCATCCGAATACCCCGGGGGGTAGAGCACTGAATGGGTAATGGGGGCCCACAGCCTTACTGATCCTAATCAAACTCCGAATACCCGGGAGTACTAGATGGCAGACACACTGCGGATGCTAACGTCCGTAGTGGAGAGGGAAACAACCCTGACCTACGACTAAGGCCCCTAATTCATGGCTAAGTGGGAAAGCAGGTGGGACGACCAAAACAACCAGGAGGTTGGCTTAGAAGCAGCCATCCTTTAAAGATAGCGTAACAGCTCACTGGTCTAAATAAGTTGTCCTGCGGCGAAGATGTAACGGGGCTCAAGCCATGAGCCGAAGTCTAGGATGCACATAGTGCATGGTAGCAGAGCGTAGTGTGACATAGTTCCAATCCTCTTTAGCATTCTTCGGAATGTCATGGAGGATATGGAGCTTTCGATGAAGCGGGCGCGTGAGCGATCCCGTGGAGAGATCACTAGTGAGAATGATGACATGAGTAGCGACAAAGAGTGTGAGAGACACTCTCGCCGAAAGTCCAAGGGTTCCTGCTTAAAGCTAATCTGAGCAGGGTAAGCCGACCCCTAAGGCGAGGCCGAAAGGCGTAGTCGATGGGAACCAGGTTAATATTCCTGGGCCAGATGGAAGTGACGGATCGTGAAGGTTGTTCACCCTTATTGGATTGGGTGGGCCGCTAATCGGTTCCTGGAAATAGCTCCATCATGAGATCGTACCCTAAACCGACACAGGTGGACTGGTAGAGCATACCAAGGCGCTTGAGAGAACGATGTTGAAGGAACTCGGCAAAATACCTCCGTAAGTTCGCGAGAAGGAGGCCCAGTTTCTACGCAAGTATTGACTGGGGGCACAAACCAGGGGGTGGCGACTGTTTACTAAAAACACAGGGCTCTGCGAAGTCGCAAGACGACGTATAGGGTCTGACGCCTGCCCGGTGCCTGAAGGTTAAAAGGAGGGGTGAGAGCCTCGAATTGAAGCCCAGGTAAACGGCGGCCGTAACTATAACGGTCCTAAGGTAGCGAAATTCCTTGTCGGGTAAGTTCCGACCTGCACGAATGGCGTAACGACTTCCCCGCTGTCTCCAACATCGACTCAGCGAAATTGAATTGCCTGTCAAGATGCAGGCTTCCCGCGGTTAGACGGAAAGACCCCGTGCACCTTTACTACAGCTTCACACTGGCATCAGGCCATGCATGTGCAGGATAGGTGGTGGGCATTGAAACCGGAACGCCAGTTCCGGTGGAGCCTCCCTTGAGATACCACCCTTGCATTGCTTGATGTCTAACCGCGGTCCGTTATCCGGATCCGGGACCCTGTGTGGCGGGTAGTTTGACTGGGGCGGTCGCCTCCTAAAGCGTAACGGAGGCGCGCGAAGGTTGGCTCAGAGCGGTCGGAAATCGCTCGTTGAGTGCAATGGCAGAAGCCAGCCTGACTGCGAGACTGACAAGTCGAGCAGAGTCGAAAGACGGCCATAGTGATCCGGTGGTCCCGAGTGGAAGGGCCATCGCTCAACGGATAAAAGGTACGCCGGGGATAACAGGCTGATACTGCCCAAGAGTCCATATCGACGGCAGTGTTTGGCACCTCGATGTCGGCTCATCTCATCCTGGGGCTGGAGCAGGTCCCAAGGGTACGGCTGTTCGCCGTTTAAAGAGGTACGTGAGCTGGGTTTAGAACGTCGTGAGACAGTTCGGTCCCTATCTGCCGTGGGTGTAGGATACTTGAGAGGAGTTGCCCTAGTACGAGAGGACCGGGGTGAACGATCCACTGGTGGACCTGTTGTTGCGCCAGCAGCAGTGCAGGGTAGCTATGATCGGACAGGATAACCGCTGAAGGCATCTAAGCGGGAAGCCCCCCTCAAAACAAGGTATCCCTGAGGGCCGTGGTAGACCACCACGTCGATAGGCCGGAGATGTAAGTGCAGTAATGCATTCAGTTGACCGGTACTAATGGCCCGATAGGCTTGATTTGATCCAGTAATAGACAGACATCACTGGAACCAAACAAGTCATACACAACACAATCAGTAATACTGACTTGGACAACACCGAATAAGTTTGAATTGGCTAAAGCCAATATCAAACTGCTTATCTATTTACTCGGTTTGGTGATCATAGCACGAGTGAAACACCCGGTCCCATTCCGAACCCGGCCGTTAAGCACCGTTGCGCCGATGGTACTGCATCTTAAGGTGTGGGAGAGTAGGGCATCGCCAAACCTAGTAAATAGATAAACAAAAATATGTATCTCTCATAAACGATGATACATCTATTCGACCTTGACGCGGGATGGAGCAGCCCGGTAGCTCGTCAGGCTCATAACCTGAAGGTCGTAGGTTCAAATCCTACTCCCGCAACCAGGTCGAATATCCAATACACAGCCCGTTAAGACTACAATTGACCCCCCAGATGTTCCGGCGGACATTGGTCCTCCTGACCAACTCCTAATCGCCTACACTGCTTAACGCCTTCACCTCCTCAGGCGCATAACCTGAAGGTCGTAGGGTCAAATCCTACTCCCGCAACCAAACAATAAATGCAACTAATGAAAATCGCGGCTTGGGAATAAACGTTTTGCCTGATCGCGCGGGTGCATTGCGCGTGCAGGGTAGCGAGACTGTTTGGGGGTGTCGTCTGTGCGGGCAGCCTCGGTCTGAAGCGCCTCGGGTTGCGGATGGCCTAAGTCAGACAGGCGGTAGGAAAGATCCTGAATGTCCTGTGCAATCAAATGCACGACAATGCCTTCTCGCTGCAGATATCCTGTGACCTGCAGAAGACGCCCTCCCATAACGATGCGCCGGAAGCGTTCGTAAACCTTTGGCCAGACAACCACGTTGCTGACACCGGTTTCATCCTCAAGGGTCAGGAAGATCACACCGGACGCGGTGCCTGGGCGTTGCCGCGTGATCACAAGGCCGCAGACGCTATAGCGACCAAGTTTTATGTCTTGCAACGAGGCATGAGTTACCAGACCGGGAAGGTTTGGGCGTAGTAATTCCATTGGGTGCGCGCGCAGGGTCAGGCGGGTGGACACATAGTCTTCTACAACCTCCTCGCCCAAATGCATGTTGGGTAAATCTATGTCAGGTTCATAGATACCTTCCCCATCAATCTGATCATCAAAAAGCGGTAAAGGTTTATCGCTTTGGATGGCTTTCGCCTGCCAGATCGCATCTCTTCGGCCCAGACCGATATCAGAAAATGTGTCTGCCTCTGCTAGACTAGCCAGAACGTGGGGGCGCAGCCCCGCGCGCAGCCACAGCGATTCCAGGTCGGGATAGCCATTGCCTCTGGCCGCGACGAGCCATTCAGCATCTTCCTCTTTGAAACCTTTGATCTGCCGAAAACCGAGACGCAGAGCCAATGTTCCATCTGGACGGCGTTCCAATGTATTGTCCCATTCGGAGTGATTGATGCAAATCGGGCGGGTTTCAACCTCATGTTCGCGGGCATCGCGCACGATCTGTGCTGGGGCATAAAACCCCATGGGCTGAGAGTTTAGTAAAGCGCAGGCGAAAATCGCTGGGTGATGGCATTTGAGCCAGGCTGAGACATAGGCCAGCATGGCAAAGGCTGCGGCATGGCTTTCGGGGAATCCGTAATCGGCAAAACCTTCGATCTGACCGAAACAGCGATCGGCGATCTCTGGGTTATAGCCATTGTCCAGCATACCCGCGATGAACTTGTCCCGGTATTTGCCAATAGTGCCCATGCGCCGGAAAGAAGCGAGAGATCTCCGGAGGTGATCGGCTTCTTCTGCAGAGAAACCAGCGCCGACCACTGCAATTTGAAGCGCCTGTTCCTGAAAGAGCGGGACGCCTAGGGTGCGTTTTGTGACCTCTTCCAAGGCGGGGCCAAAGGGTTCGGGTTTTTCTAATCCATTGCGGCGGCGAATATAGGGTTGCACCATGTCCCCCTGGATGGGGCCGGGGCGAACGATGGCGACTTCAATCACGAGATCATAGAATTCCCGCGGTTTCATGCGCGGTAAGAAGTTCATCTGCGCTCGGCTCTCGACCTGAAAAACGCCAACCGCATCGGCACGGCAGAGCATGTCGTAGGTGGCTCTGTCTCCCTGAGGGATGGACGCAATCGTATGAGTGATATTGTCGTGCTGTTCCATCAAGGCGAAAGCCTTGCGGATACAGCTGAGCATCCCCAAACCCAAGACATCCACCTTTAGAATACCAAGCGCATCGATGTCATCTTTGTCCCAACAGATGACCGTGCGATCTTCCATGGCAGCGTTTTCAATTGGCGCCAATTCATCAAGCCGCCCACGGGTGATGACGAACCCACCGACATGCTGAGAAAGATGCCTTGGAAAGCCAATGATTTCCCCAATGAGCCGGATCGTTTGCATCAACCGGCGATCATCGGGGTCAAGGCCAAGCTCGCGAATTCGATCCAGATCAACCCCGCCATTGCTCATGCCCCAGATCTGACCAGATAGGCCTGCGGTTACATCCTGACTGAGCCCCATCACTTTGCCGACCTCGCGGATGGCGGCGCGGCTTCGGAAATGAATGACGGTCGCACAGAGACCAGCGCGTTCCCGGCCATATTTTTCGTAGATATGTTGAATGACTTCTTCACGGCGCTCGTGTTCGAAATCCACATCAATATCTGGCGGTTCGCCACGATGTTTAGAGACAAAGCGTTCAAACACCATGGCGATCATATCGGGCTTCACATCGGTGATAC carries:
- a CDS encoding error-prone DNA polymerase produces the protein MLPQRMKGEAYAELCITTNFTFLTGASHPEELVLRAAELGLSALAITDHNSLAGVVRAWNALKQLKHETEETLQIRSHKRVDSSSRQEIGDSVPLDLPFIEKLPKLIVGCRLILQDSPVDWVALPRDRAAYQRLTRLLTLGKRRAEKGQCLLYLQDLLAACKGMILIALPQGPLNQSTTDIRKLARHFPNHVFLGATPPYDGNDQAYLAACARLAQRAGAPMVAVGDVLMHRANRRQLADVLTCMREHITIDDIGTRALPNAERRLKTGIDMARVFRDHPAALRRTLEIADRCSFDLGELSYEYPHEETEGETPQERLERLAQEGLKHRYPEGPPARALELMEKELAVVKELAFPAYFLTVYDIVQFAKSQGILCQGRGSAANSILCYLLGITDVKPDMIAMVFERFVSKHRGEPPDIDVDFEHERREEVIQHIYEKYGRERAGLCATVIHFRSRAAIREVGKVMGLSQDVTAGLSGQIWGMSNGGVDLDRIRELGLDPDDRRLMQTIRLIGEIIGFPRHLSQHVGGFVITRGRLDELAPIENAAMEDRTVICWDKDDIDALGILKVDVLGLGMLSCIRKAFALMEQHDNITHTIASIPQGDRATYDMLCRADAVGVFQVESRAQMNFLPRMKPREFYDLVIEVAIVRPGPIQGDMVQPYIRRRNGLEKPEPFGPALEEVTKRTLGVPLFQEQALQIAVVGAGFSAEEADHLRRSLASFRRMGTIGKYRDKFIAGMLDNGYNPEIADRCFGQIEGFADYGFPESHAAAFAMLAYVSAWLKCHHPAIFACALLNSQPMGFYAPAQIVRDAREHEVETRPICINHSEWDNTLERRPDGTLALRLGFRQIKGFKEEDAEWLVAARGNGYPDLESLWLRAGLRPHVLASLAEADTFSDIGLGRRDAIWQAKAIQSDKPLPLFDDQIDGEGIYEPDIDLPNMHLGEEVVEDYVSTRLTLRAHPMELLRPNLPGLVTHASLQDIKLGRYSVCGLVITRQRPGTASGVIFLTLEDETGVSNVVVWPKVYERFRRIVMGGRLLQVTGYLQREGIVVHLIAQDIQDLSYRLSDLGHPQPEALQTEAARTDDTPKQSRYPARAMHPRDQAKRLFPSRDFH